The sequence below is a genomic window from Scomber scombrus unplaced genomic scaffold, fScoSco1.1 SCAFFOLD_424, whole genome shotgun sequence.
ATCTCAAACCTGCCTGGTCCTCTAACTTTGAGTCTGCTGTTAGTTGCTGCGCTATAGTGTATCAAGAAACTAGGAGCTAAAATAGGCTGAAAAGCTCTAACAGTGTGTGTCTGGTGTTTGCTGCAGGGCTGATAGAGTAGGTTTATCATGTAGCAGCTAAAAAACtgaaccacaaaaaaacaaataaaggagCTAAAAGAGGCTGAAAAGCTCTGTAGTGCTGCAAAGTTGGTGATAATTCTTTTGGTTCGTCACCATGAGCGCTTCTTTAAGTTTGATTATATAACACCtttcaaaacaaagttacaaagtgctttacagttaaaCAGATAATGCTAATAAAAGATCCAAAGTAAAAAGATATAGACAATACGGTTAAATATCACAACAAGAACCAacagttaagaaaaaaacagacgataaaagtaagttttaagaagagatttaaaagatgacgATATCCAGACACTGAGTCCAACAGCTGAGGGGCCTGAACAGTAAAGGTCCGGTCCCCTCTATAGTGACATGTAGAGATATAGGAACCATCAGTAGGATCCTGCTGGAGGGTCTCAGGCAGCAGTCAGGCTCATAAAGaccatttaaagctttaaaaaccaGCCGTAAAACCTTAAAATCAATCCTAAAAGTCACAGATAACCAATGAAGGGCAGCAAGGattggagtaatgtgctctctTCTCTTAGTATCTGTTAAATGAGTGTTacgataaaaaataaatactgattCATGGAgctttaaaaggtgttttaatGTCTCCACTGATGTTCCTCTAAGTGGCATTCCTAGGTTTGTTGTTTGCTTCTGCAGAGTTAGCACATCTGTGGGAAAGACCCCCCACTGTTCCTGAATACATTTAGGGCCTCCTCTTAAGGCCCTGGGTGTCcagccctgctgctgctgctgctgacctctgaccccctcccccctccccccccctccctaaatacagaagaaaaaagttatTGAAGCCACTGGGTGAAGCCTCCTAAAGCTTGACCAGTCAGGAGCGGCTGGGAAAGTGGCCTGATGGAGGCGAAGGGTGGCTCAAGGGGGTCACAGTAGAGAAagagggtgagggggggggggtctcaaaggacacacatacacacacatacacatacacacacatacacatacccCCCACCCTTCTCATGTCCACAAGTGTGTCCCTGCAGCTATTGTGACTCTGAGCTACGGCAGCACAGAAGGCCTCAAACAAACCGGGTCTAAACAATGTTTGGCCCCTTTTGTTTCTGGCCTGCCTTTCTTCTTCAGCCCTTCCATTGCAATCTACTCGCCTCTTTTGTATTGATTTCCCTCATTCAGCAGGCTCGTCGGCCTCTTTCCGCTGTTTTATATGCtcttttctggatttttttgtcctccctcccccctcctcctcctctcctcctctccctctctcgctcctctcctctggcATTCTCTCCGCAGTGTGAGAACGCCAGAGTGCCTCTTGACTGGATGCAACTCATTAAAGACACCCTTAATTGATGAAGAGTGTAATTAGTGTGACAATCGGAAGAGgaaatcaatatgttttttagAAGCCGAAGAGCCGCCATCGGGCAGGACAAGATGGAAGACAGCAGAGAGTGAGGAGAAGCGTATGTTTGGGCATTGAGGAGGAGACTCACTTTCACTTTTAGatacaaaagaggagaaaatgagctgcagggagagaaaaaaagggtttttgtttttgtttaaactcAGGCAGCTTGTTAGAGGAGAAACTTCTTCTTAGTTTATTGACTTTAACACACAAACgagactgatgatgatgataatttaCTTTTAAATCGATCAGCTCAAGTTTATTCGGCTCacaccctttaaaaaaaaaacccagcattTCTCTCACAGTGCAGATAAAATAAGCTCTGtagctctgacctttgacctcttaaCTCCTTATATTATTTATGATAAAGGAGTTAAAGCTCACTGTGGCCAAATATGAGGTTCAACTACTGTTAGAAACACACGTTTTCAAGCAGAGTATCCACCTGACCATCCAAAAACTGGCTGACATTAGTCACATTGGCTGATGATGCTTATCACACATATGTTAGTATCTGTGTATTTATCCATCAATAAGTTTAGGTCTGTAGGTCTGCTCAAAccaaaatctattgaacccatttaactttttttggggcaatctttagcacttgtatgaggtatgtgatgcacagacagaccatcagattgtgttatggttgctatagatacaggttattctatggttgctatagatacaggttgtgttatggttgctatagatacaggttgttctatggttgctataaatacaggttgtgttatggttgctatagatacaggttgttctatggttgctatagatacaggttgttctatggtcgctatagatacaggttgttctatggtcgctatagatacaggttgttctatggttgctatagatacaggttgtgttatggttgctatagatacaggttctATGGtcgctatagatacaggttgttctatggttgctatagatacaggttgttctatggttgctatagatacaggttgttctatggtcgctatagatacaggttgttctatggttgctatagatacaggttgtgctatggttgctatagatacaggttgttctataaTTGCTATAGATataggttgtgttatggttgctatagatacaggttgttctatggttgctatagatacaggttgttctatggttgctatagatacaggttgtgctagtgtttaaacgaagaataacacaaatcactgctgacatcagagatcctgctggagacatttttagaagttgagtttcattttttcatcttgtacatgaacagaatgagtctctaacatgtttttaataaaacgtttagaacaaatgaggtgtgaatgactctgtagaggtctgtaaaacatcacatttaggctcaatgaggaaataaatccatgttttatgttttcatggcctcaaagagaaaggaaaagcaaCAAGATTTTATGTcttaaatagcactttcttggtgtgacctacaaagggatAAAGAAATGTCAGTACAGAAATGCCAAAGATAAGACTGATTCTTTCTTAAATGGCACATATAGTGATTTAACTCTTTATCGGGCGAATAACTACATTTGGTAACTTCCTTACACCTCCAAAATAGTCTCTCTGTGAGCTTATAGGAACATGAGGATTTTGTATAAATAGATTTGGACTTTTTTCACCCTATAGACTGGTGAGGAAGCATATATAGTAACTTCATTGactttgatttgcaacataacaatgaaaaaagcaaaaaaaaagtaatgtaatatCCCCCAATACCTCTCTAGGGTTAAAATTTTGAATTTCCAAGTATTTTAATAAGTGctctgttgtcctcgggtcccATTTgactcattaaaaaacaaaattatatcagaaatatggatttTATTTTGTCTAATTGCCTGAAAATCACAATGCTGCTTTCTATACTGCATTCTTTGAAAGTATaatcatcactactttcattgaattgggTGATTCAGTGCTGTTCTTAAAGAGAcgggagctaaaacggcctgttatcagaaagaggctgaactgagcggctgcataaaggaccagtagaagataaataaggagtttttaactggaaatcatttaaagatattccagtagagacacagaatattaatataaaagcTGGAAAATGTGAAGAATATCTGCACAGTAACGTAGACATACTAACTATTAGAAACGCTCTCTGACTCTAACAGCTGTTTCGGGgactttttatattaacatttattaatttggCAGATGCTTTAGTTCAAAGCAACTTACAAATACATATAACCTTTTAGCAGATGAAAATCCTCTCTTGCACCCGGCAGTGtgacatcactataatactttATCACACCTCTTGATCTCCTTTCATCTATTATAGTCGATTATAGTCACactttgcttttaaaataagGGTTTTTATTGGCGTCTTtcttcatataaaaatattctCATTGTGTCACAGCACAGTTCTGCTCTGATTACACTTTTAACGTAATAacttattatgttattggcaaAAAATTACCTTAttctttattacattaaaaaacaggcaaaaatgaGTACGTTATTGGCTGCTACAATCAATACTTATTATCTATTTGTGTTGAATTCACTTCACACAACTATTAAATCTGTTATATTATCACCTGCTAATTTCTGACAGcaggatttgaagcttttcaatgtgaaattcttctttttttactctttgaTGCCCATAAATACAGTTCAACAGGTTCCTTTTATAATAAGTGAGGCTGTGTGAATTATTCTACTAGTCTCATCTCACTAAGGTGATTCTGCTCATGAACAGGTGACATTAATAAGAGATGTTTAGGATGAGTTAGTTCAccaaagagaggaaggacaagctgtaaaatgtcctgaatcctaatttaaccctcctgttgtcctcgagtcaaggaaggaagggaggaagaaggaaggaaaggagggagggaggaagaaaggagggaaggaaggaaggaatgaaggtaatacagatggaaggaaggaagaaaggaaagatggaaggagggaaggacggacggaaggaaggaaaggagggaggaaggaaggaagaaggaagggaggaaggaggaaaggaacgaaggacagaaggaaggaagaaagggggtggaggaaggaaagaaggcagggaggaaagagagagaaaggaaagaaatagagaaggagggagggaggaaggacagaaggaaggaaaggagggagggaaggagggaatgaaggaaatacagatggaaggaaggaaagatggaaggagggaaggaaggagggagggaggaaggaagggaggaagaaggaaggaaagcagggagggaggaaggaaggaaggagggaaggaaggaaggaaaggagggaaaaaggaaaggaggaaaggaggatcgagcgagggaggaacgaaggacagaaggaaggaagaaaggaaagaaggattcCAATCTTTTGCAGTATTTTATGAGAAAACTTGCAGAGTCATATCTTGTGATGTTATAAAAGCTTTAATTAATTTCTGGACCCAAATTAAACACATCATAACTCCTCTACAACAGATTCAACTGTCCAACGAACATCACTGAAATCTGTCTGAGGTATcaataatatatacaaacatgagtaaatatataaaactaatACTTGAcatgatattttatggttcaaTTAACACATAAACTGATCAtcagctgcagctctgctctttattttctcctcatggttgtttttgctcattttgaCTCCTTTCATACATCTTTAGAgttgtctctttctcttctaATAAATAAATCTCATAGTTCAGCTTCAGCTCTGAGCAGAAGCAGAGTCCTGAGCCGGAGAGGCAGagcgctccctctctttcctcttctgtgCTGCTTgtctgccccctgctggtgaggaggaggaagaggaggaagaggaagaggaggactgTTGGGAGTCTTCAGGGCAGAGCTGGGAGAGGATGATGTCGACGCTCTGGGTGAGAACAGAGTCTAAAACTTTCTGCTCTTCGGAGGAGAAGCGGCTCAGGACGTGACGCTCCACCGACGTTTTCCCCGACGGACGGCCGATCCCGACCCGAAGCCTCAGCATCAcctgaaggagagaaggaaaggaggaaaggaggaaaggacaCATGATGAGCGCTGGTTCACTGGTTCACTCACTAAGTCACAACATAAAGTTTAAGTAACTATCATATCTACTCCATCAGTTTAACGGGCGTCTTAAGATTTTAATtaagtctaaaaataaaaactgatgcaGGTCTGAGAAACCGAAACGTTGCAGTGATTTAATGAAATGAACAGTGAGCAGGAGAACCAAAACAACACGAATACTATTTATCAGCGTATTAAAGAGTTTAACAGAGTTTCAGGTAACTTACGTCAGTCTCGAGACAGTCAACACAGGAGCGGACTCCATTATGTCCTCTGTGAGGGAGAATCATACAGGGtcaaagttcattcattcattgggtactttagttttatttaaagaacAGTTTAAACTTCTTTTCAgttttcatatttagtttttatgtaaagcacattgagttgcccatgtgtatgaaatgcactacataaataaagctgccttgccttatgtgtgtaaatatgtatgtgtagcatagactgtatataaaatggacgtaacatccgtgacgtcacccattggtttgtggactgctgctcggaggcatcaatgaacatcatactgcattgaagaaggctttaaactagcgattgagaccataaacacattttgaaaacgtttacaaggttataaatcaagtgagaagttggtgaattctccattgacttgtatagagagggaagtccttttgacaccaaaacggtcgccccctggtggccttttgatagaatgcagttttaagttacttccgcgttggcctcatttcagaggactggaactccccgcctggtgtatacatatgccttttttttttcctttttacttcattatgttgtaatgttatattttgtatgcattgtgtatttttatgcttATGATTGGACTCCAGCTAATGAGGATCccaataaaactaaactaaactcagAAGTTGCTTCATTTAAAGCAGTcaggtttatttatttgcattaaaacctttttatatatatataaacatgtttatataaGTAGTGTGATGATTCTAGTCTCTGATGACAGGAGCAGAAACAGACCTGGCACTTCCTCCGTGTTTAATGACCATCTTCCCCAAAGGTTTGTCCAGCTCATCGTGGACCAGCAGCACGTCTTCAGGCTGGACGCCGTATTTACCGGctggaaggagaagaagaagaagacacttTATATCAGAGGATGTAAAGTTAAAAggtttaaaggtttaaaggtttaaaggACAGGAGGAACCTTAATGGAGCTGAAAGATGAATGTGAGAGATTGTGAAACGTTTCTGCTGATGTTTATCTGACTTCTAACTGGATGGTTTTATTTCTTCAGGCCTTAAAAAACAATTCAAGTGAAACAAACTGAGAAGAAACAACTAAATGAACCTGTGATGAAAGTTTTACATTAAGATGGTAAACAGGTTGGACACCATCATTAAAACTTCAACTCAGCATCATCACCTGCTCACtttgtttccatgacaacaacTACAGCTTCATCTTAGTGTTATATGATAAAGACTACTGACTAAAACTACTGACTATAATCAGAATGATATAATAAAGATGAACTAAAAACACAACGTTGGATTTCATTTAAAGCTGATATTAAACGTATTAAATTGTTATTGATTAACTAAACTTTTGCAGATTAATT
It includes:
- the ptrh1 gene encoding probable peptidyl-tRNA hydrolase (The sequence of the model RefSeq protein was modified relative to this genomic sequence to represent the inferred CDS: added 186 bases not found in genome assembly) → MKKDTLLSKICRFLSLFFKKLLSFFTMRRLLMRVMNRVLLSEPFSPAMGAEAEIHTQGRRKMVVGLGNTGMEGTRHSVGMAVLGALAARLGLADRWRGDRQVSGEVIVSEVQQTRVVLLRPKLLMNINGVAVAKAAGKYGVQPEDVLLVHDELDKPLGKMVIKHGGSARGHNGVRSCVDCLETDVMLRLRVGIGRPSGKTSVERHVLSRFSSEEQKVLDSVLTQSVDIILSQLCPEDSQQSSSSSSSSSSSSPAGGRQAAQKRKERERSASPAQDSASAQS